In the Apteryx mantelli isolate bAptMan1 chromosome 1, bAptMan1.hap1, whole genome shotgun sequence genome, one interval contains:
- the CLIC6 gene encoding chloride intracellular channel protein 6 has protein sequence MILWLKGVIFNVTTVDLKRKPADLQNLAPGTNPPFMTFDGEVKTDVNKIEEFLEEKLAPPRYPKLAPNHPESNSAGNDVFAKFSAFIKNPRKDANENLEKSLLKALRKLDNYLNSPLPDEIDAYSTEEITVSSRKFLDGDELTLADCNLLPKLHIIKVVAKKYRNFEFPPEMTGISRYLNNAYARDEFTNTCPADQEIEYAYLDVAKRMK, from the exons aaaacCCGCGGACCTGCAGAACCTAGCCCCGGGAACGAACCCCCCCTTCATGACGTTTGATGGTGAAGTGAAAACCGATGTCAATAAGATTGAAGAGTTCTTGGAAGAAAAGTTAGCGCCGCCCCG GTATCCCAAACTTGCACCAAACCACCCTGAGTCTAACTCTGCAGGAAATGATGTGTTTGCGAAATTCTCTGCGTTCATAAAGAACCCAAGAAAAGATGCTAATGAAA atttggaaaaatctttgcttAAAGCCCTGAGGAAGCTGGACAACTACTTAAATAGCCCCTTGCCGGATGAAATTGATGCTTACAGCACCGAGGAGATCACTGTTTCCAGCCGGAAGTTCCTGGATGGAGATGAGCTCACCTTAGCAGACTGCAACCTCCTACCAAAGCTCCATATAATTAAG gttgttgcaaaaaaatacagaaattttgaGTTTCCACCTGAAATGACAGGGATTTCAAGATACTTGAACAATGCATATGCAAGAGATGAATTTACAAACACTTGTCCTGCTGATCAAGAAATTGAGTATGCATATTTGGATGTTGCAAAGAGAATGAAGTAA